Proteins from one Sphingobacteriaceae bacterium genomic window:
- a CDS encoding metal-sensitive transcriptional regulator, which produces MLPRDLTQDIKTRLATIGGQVDGLVKMLDNEEDPEKIITQFKAVDSGLDKAYNLLLDEVFRKVLALKIVEVVDACPGDCGCEDKIEYIRKEFPKFNIDEILKRFKEITKLGQKVDECKKNEK; this is translated from the coding sequence ATGTTACCGAGAGACCTTACACAAGACATAAAAACTCGTTTAGCGACAATCGGGGGACAAGTTGACGGGCTTGTAAAAATGCTTGACAATGAAGAAGACCCTGAAAAAATAATAACCCAATTCAAAGCGGTTGACAGCGGACTTGACAAGGCTTATAATCTTCTGCTTGACGAGGTTTTTAGAAAAGTTCTTGCATTAAAAATTGTTGAAGTCGTTGACGCTTGCCCCGGTGACTGTGGTTGTGAAGACAAAATTGAATATATAAGAAAGGAATTCCCAAAATTCAATATAGATGAGATTCTCAAAAGATTTAAAGAAATCACGAAACTTGGGCAAAAAGTAGATGAATGTAAAAAAAATGAAAAATAA
- a CDS encoding alginate export family protein, which produces MSFTIHAQTDTTKTFKLDLEFRPRMEYRDGYRQLPNDTSSAAYFGTQRSRLNFTYEQNKFKFHTSIQDIRVWGQYGQSSTSGSLNVFEAYVESYFTKNLFIRMGRQKVELDNGRIFSAANWSQAGRAHDGINLIYKNEKITSEFMTFFNQTSEKIVETDFSPATFTNYKTLNIHYLNLKLGKGFTLTTINAADGYQSKLNTKTLYVRGTSGGRIEYENGNINGTVSGYYQYGKLQAGNNISAYYIQPEISIKLQKFKSRLGFEYMSGDDATLTSNTSKSFVPLYGVAWKFMGNMDYFTSFPKDLKNGGLFNPYLFLFYEVNKKITVRADAHLFFLQNNVSNANMEIIDKYLGFENDLSIKYKANNFTTIDFGVSYMFAEKSMETLKGGNSERTPVWSYLMITFKPELFKQTIKIKSL; this is translated from the coding sequence ATGAGTTTTACTATTCATGCACAAACTGATACAACCAAAACATTTAAACTTGATTTGGAATTTCGACCAAGAATGGAATATAGAGACGGATACCGACAGTTACCAAACGACACCAGCAGTGCTGCCTATTTCGGCACACAGCGTAGCCGTTTGAATTTTACTTATGAACAAAACAAATTCAAATTTCATACTTCTATACAGGATATAAGAGTTTGGGGGCAATATGGACAAAGCTCTACAAGTGGTTCGCTAAATGTATTTGAAGCCTACGTTGAATCGTATTTTACTAAAAACTTATTCATAAGAATGGGGCGACAAAAAGTAGAGTTAGATAATGGAAGAATTTTCTCTGCCGCTAACTGGAGTCAAGCAGGAAGAGCCCATGACGGGATAAACCTTATTTATAAAAATGAAAAAATAACTTCGGAGTTCATGACCTTTTTTAATCAAACATCTGAGAAAATAGTTGAAACGGACTTCTCTCCAGCAACATTTACCAATTATAAAACACTCAATATTCATTACCTTAACCTAAAACTCGGAAAAGGATTTACACTTACCACGATAAACGCAGCTGATGGTTATCAGAGCAAACTAAATACAAAAACTTTATATGTAAGGGGAACAAGTGGCGGGAGAATTGAATATGAAAACGGAAATATTAACGGAACAGTCAGCGGCTATTACCAATATGGAAAACTACAAGCAGGAAACAATATATCCGCTTATTATATTCAACCCGAAATCTCAATTAAATTACAAAAGTTTAAATCTCGTTTGGGCTTTGAGTATATGAGTGGTGATGATGCAACTTTAACATCTAATACATCAAAATCATTTGTTCCCCTTTATGGAGTAGCATGGAAATTTATGGGAAATATGGACTATTTCACTTCATTCCCAAAAGATTTAAAAAATGGTGGATTGTTCAATCCCTATTTATTTCTGTTTTATGAAGTGAATAAAAAAATTACAGTCAGAGCAGATGCACATCTTTTCTTTCTGCAAAACAATGTATCTAATGCCAATATGGAAATTATTGACAAGTATTTGGGCTTTGAAAACGACCTGTCAATAAAATACAAAGCAAACAATTTTACCACAATAGATTTTGGCGTTTCATACATGTTTGCAGAAAAAAGTATGGAAACATTGAAAGGAGGCAATTCCGAACGGACTCCTGTTTGGAGTTATCTCATGATTACATTTAAACCTGAATTATTTAAACAAACAATAAAAATTAAATCCTTATGA
- a CDS encoding LysR family transcriptional regulator, with the protein MANTKKYTIRTRIWIDEETGPFLGIGRVILLQKIKETGSITNAAKAIKMSYRQAWQLVEDMNTRSNLPLVEKILGGKTGGGAKITKAGENAIAQFYALEKRVIHFIKSEAKNLKL; encoded by the coding sequence ATGGCAAATACAAAAAAATATACTATAAGAACTCGAATTTGGATTGATGAAGAAACTGGCCCTTTCTTAGGTATAGGTAGAGTTATTCTCCTACAAAAAATTAAAGAAACCGGCTCTATAACAAATGCTGCAAAGGCAATAAAAATGTCATACCGACAAGCTTGGCAATTAGTTGAAGACATGAATACGCGCTCAAATCTTCCTTTAGTAGAAAAAATATTGGGTGGAAAAACTGGTGGAGGAGCAAAAATTACAAAAGCAGGAGAAAATGCTATTGCTCAATTTTATGCACTTGAAAAGCGAGTAATTCATTTCATTAAATCAGAAGCAAAGAACTTAAAATTATAA
- a CDS encoding DEAD/DEAH box helicase, whose product MSFDLLSEPIRKFIRNKGWEQLRPIQTAAIGKILASDDNFILASRTASGKTEAAFLPILSKVNFNDSGVQVLYISPLIALINDQFYRIEELCKKLDVTVTKWHGEANKTLKERLIKQPNGIVLITPESLEAMFVNKPYNVKQLFSNLKYVVIDEIHSFIGTDRGIQLKSILSRLQKVNSKSFSIVGLSATIGDYDEAKRFTGDELKTKVLLDRTAKEINALFRYFKNKNEELPLELLKDLYIETKDNKVLIFPNSRGRAEEVAVKLRKISDRVKGHPNYFSHHSSVDREVREYVEYFAKNNNRQNFCISCTSTLELGIDIGTVDEVVQIDATHSIASLIQRVGRSGRKEGENSNLYLYATNEWSLLQSIACWLLYKEGFIEPPQKNEKPYDILVHQALSITKGHSGIRLTELINQLKENAAFKQIELSEIDEILKHLIEIDFLEKLQHEVIIGVEGEKVVNSRDFYSVFKTEENFKVVNAGNTIGEIPFSPQIIEDENILLSAKIWKIKFVDHKAKKIEVIPTKDGKKPMFFGGGATIHQRIREKMFEVLYSKTDYDFLDQPSCDETEILRKDFSVFNIADLQSDRPLLTAEKHLQLFTFTGTRINRTIQLLLNIAGIKNTLDDSSSSFDIEVPKQELISKWSYLSFPLTDIDTHISTLLQTNPALLDFSKWGTYLPDNYKIKLVKDRYFDIEQTAQLLRTMKLIENE is encoded by the coding sequence ATGTCATTTGATTTACTTTCAGAACCAATACGAAAATTCATTCGTAATAAGGGTTGGGAGCAATTGCGACCAATTCAAACAGCAGCTATTGGCAAAATTTTAGCCTCGGACGACAATTTTATTTTGGCATCACGGACTGCATCAGGAAAAACAGAAGCCGCATTTTTACCAATTCTTTCAAAAGTTAATTTCAATGATTCAGGTGTTCAAGTTCTTTACATTTCACCGCTAATAGCTTTGATTAATGACCAATTTTATCGTATTGAAGAACTTTGTAAAAAACTTGATGTAACTGTCACTAAGTGGCACGGTGAAGCAAATAAAACACTCAAAGAAAGACTAATTAAACAGCCAAACGGAATTGTTCTAATTACGCCCGAATCATTGGAGGCAATGTTTGTAAACAAACCTTACAATGTGAAGCAATTATTTTCAAATCTGAAGTATGTAGTAATTGATGAGATACACTCATTTATTGGAACGGACAGAGGTATTCAATTAAAATCAATTTTGTCAAGACTACAAAAAGTTAATTCTAAATCATTCAGTATTGTTGGACTTTCGGCAACAATTGGGGATTATGATGAAGCCAAAAGGTTCACAGGTGATGAATTAAAAACAAAGGTTCTTTTAGACAGAACAGCTAAAGAAATCAATGCACTATTTCGTTACTTCAAAAACAAAAACGAAGAGTTGCCATTGGAGCTTTTAAAAGATTTATACATTGAGACCAAAGACAATAAAGTTCTAATTTTCCCTAACAGTAGAGGACGAGCCGAAGAAGTAGCTGTAAAACTTAGAAAAATATCGGACAGAGTAAAAGGACATCCCAATTATTTTTCACATCATTCATCTGTAGACAGAGAAGTAAGAGAGTATGTTGAATACTTTGCAAAGAATAACAATCGCCAAAACTTCTGTATTTCCTGCACATCAACATTAGAACTTGGTATTGACATTGGAACTGTTGATGAAGTTGTTCAAATTGATGCAACACATAGTATAGCTTCATTAATTCAACGAGTTGGAAGAAGTGGCAGAAAGGAAGGAGAAAATAGTAATTTATATTTGTATGCCACAAATGAGTGGAGTTTACTTCAATCAATAGCTTGTTGGTTATTATACAAGGAAGGTTTTATCGAACCACCTCAAAAAAATGAGAAACCATATGACATTTTAGTTCATCAAGCATTATCAATAACCAAAGGACATTCGGGCATAAGATTAACAGAGTTAATAAATCAACTCAAAGAAAATGCTGCATTTAAGCAAATTGAACTTTCAGAAATTGACGAAATACTTAAACATTTAATTGAAATAGATTTTCTTGAAAAATTACAACACGAAGTTATAATTGGTGTAGAAGGTGAAAAGGTAGTAAACAGCCGTGACTTTTATAGTGTATTTAAAACAGAAGAAAACTTTAAAGTTGTAAATGCTGGCAATACAATTGGTGAGATACCATTTTCACCACAAATTATTGAGGATGAAAACATTTTGCTTTCTGCTAAAATTTGGAAAATAAAATTCGTTGACCACAAGGCGAAAAAAATAGAAGTAATACCAACAAAGGACGGGAAAAAACCAATGTTTTTTGGAGGTGGAGCTACTATACATCAAAGAATAAGAGAGAAAATGTTTGAAGTTCTTTATTCTAAAACGGACTACGATTTTCTTGACCAACCAAGTTGTGATGAAACAGAAATACTTCGAAAAGACTTCTCTGTTTTCAACATTGCCGACTTACAATCCGACAGACCCCTACTGACAGCTGAAAAACACCTACAACTCTTTACATTCACAGGGACACGAATAAACAGAACTATTCAATTGCTTTTAAATATTGCAGGGATTAAAAATACTCTTGACGACAGCAGTAGTTCATTTGACATTGAAGTGCCTAAACAAGAGTTGATTTCAAAATGGAGTTATTTATCATTTCCACTGACAGACATTGATACACACATTTCAACTCTTTTGCAGACAAATCCTGCCCTATTAGATTTTTCAAAATGGGGGACATATTTACCAGACAACTATAAAATCAAACTTGTAAAGGACAGATATTTTGATATTGAACAAACTGCACAACTTTTAAGAACTATGAAACTAATAGAAAACGAATAA
- the modA gene encoding molybdate ABC transporter substrate-binding protein has translation MKKVALLILSVALFACSNNKSEQTDSVEIKVEKPYEGQNLLIYVGAASKPPTEEIVEQFQQETGVTVETIFGGSGYVMSQMKLSGKGDIYFPGSSDYMEIAKRENLVYPETEKQVVYLVNAINVQNGNPKNIKSLKDLCKPGIKVAIANPEGVCVGAYAVEILEKNLNENEMKQFKNNLSNYTESCDKTASAIALKTVDAVIGWSVFQYWNPEEIETIPLQPNEIIRIGYIPIAISTSTKNKELAQYFIDYVTGEKGKAIFKKYSYFATADEAKQFIGAEKPIGGEYVVPENWLSK, from the coding sequence ATGAAAAAAGTAGCATTATTAATTTTATCTGTAGCTTTATTTGCCTGCAGCAACAACAAATCAGAACAGACTGACAGTGTTGAAATAAAAGTTGAAAAACCTTATGAGGGGCAAAATCTTCTAATATACGTAGGAGCTGCATCAAAACCACCAACCGAAGAAATTGTAGAGCAATTTCAACAAGAAACCGGAGTAACAGTTGAAACCATATTTGGAGGATCTGGTTATGTTATGTCGCAAATGAAACTTTCCGGCAAAGGTGATATTTATTTCCCCGGTTCATCCGACTATATGGAAATTGCGAAAAGAGAAAATTTAGTTTATCCTGAAACAGAGAAGCAGGTTGTTTACTTAGTAAACGCCATCAATGTTCAAAATGGGAATCCGAAAAATATTAAATCTCTAAAAGATTTATGTAAGCCCGGTATCAAGGTGGCCATTGCTAACCCGGAAGGTGTTTGTGTTGGGGCTTATGCTGTGGAGATTCTCGAAAAGAATCTGAATGAAAATGAAATGAAGCAATTTAAAAACAATTTGAGTAATTATACTGAAAGTTGCGATAAAACGGCCTCTGCAATTGCACTAAAAACGGTCGATGCAGTCATTGGCTGGAGCGTGTTTCAATATTGGAATCCTGAAGAAATAGAAACAATTCCTTTGCAACCAAATGAAATAATTCGTATTGGCTATATTCCAATTGCTATTTCAACTTCTACAAAAAACAAGGAATTAGCTCAATACTTTATAGACTATGTCACTGGAGAAAAAGGCAAAGCAATTTTCAAAAAATACAGTTACTTTGCAACTGCCGATGAAGCGAAACAATTTATTGGAGCAGAAAAACCGATTGGTGGGGAATATGTGGTTCCGGAAAACTGGTTGAGTAAATAA
- a CDS encoding ABC transporter permease subunit — protein MKLKRFAISTAISILFIYGILIVSAFYFFDSTTLNEALSSKKVFSAIWISISAASIATILAVSIAIPSAYALSRYSFWLKPAVDVMLELPMIISPAALGALILIFFQTPAGNYIRDNYIDVVYAFSGIVLAQFITVLGISTRMMKAVFDEIPVRYENVARTLGANQRQAFFRVSLPLAKKGILSSVILTWAKAVGEFGATITVAGSMAMKTETLPTAIFMKLSMADIKGTVVLILILFLISIFMLSLARFILHHKKND, from the coding sequence ATGAAATTAAAACGATTTGCAATAAGCACTGCAATCAGTATTCTATTTATTTATGGAATACTGATTGTTTCCGCATTTTACTTTTTTGATTCTACCACTTTAAATGAAGCCCTTTCAAGCAAAAAGGTTTTTAGTGCTATTTGGATAAGTATTAGTGCTGCAAGCATTGCAACAATTTTAGCTGTTAGCATAGCAATACCATCTGCTTATGCACTGAGCCGTTATTCCTTTTGGCTTAAACCAGCGGTTGACGTAATGCTCGAATTACCAATGATTATTTCACCAGCCGCTTTAGGTGCTTTAATATTAATATTTTTTCAAACCCCTGCGGGTAATTATATTAGAGATAATTACATTGATGTTGTTTACGCATTTTCAGGCATTGTATTGGCACAGTTTATTACAGTATTGGGAATTAGCACAAGAATGATGAAGGCTGTTTTTGATGAAATTCCGGTGCGTTACGAAAATGTCGCAAGAACCTTGGGAGCCAACCAAAGACAAGCATTTTTCAGGGTGTCACTACCACTTGCAAAGAAAGGCATACTTTCATCAGTCATCTTAACCTGGGCCAAAGCCGTGGGCGAATTTGGTGCGACAATTACCGTAGCAGGAAGTATGGCAATGAAAACAGAAACCTTGCCGACCGCAATTTTTATGAAACTTTCAATGGCAGATATTAAAGGCACTGTTGTTTTAATTCTGATACTATTTTTGATTAGTATATTCATGCTTTCATTAGCAAGATTTATTTTGCATCACAAGAAAAATGATTGA